The Corynebacterium vitaeruminis DSM 20294 genome window below encodes:
- the rsmG gene encoding 16S rRNA (guanine(527)-N(7))-methyltransferase RsmG, translating into MFHVKPVDAQGNELLPPPAVAEEIFGENLDKAIAYHQLLATDGSIRGFMGPREIPKLWDRHILNCAVIGEAMDDGASVADIGSGAGLPGIPLALARPDLRITLIEPLLKRSVFLGEVVDKLGLENVTVIRGRAEEKAVRKQLGSVDVVTSRAVAPLGKLAGWSLPLLSKGGKMIAMKGSSVNEELERDAEAIRRAGGGKAEIFSVGKQLPEPTTLIALTKVR; encoded by the coding sequence ATGTTTCACGTGAAACCTGTCGATGCCCAGGGCAACGAGCTGCTACCCCCGCCAGCCGTCGCCGAGGAGATCTTCGGCGAGAACCTCGACAAGGCCATCGCCTACCATCAGCTGCTCGCCACCGACGGTTCCATCCGCGGGTTCATGGGCCCGCGTGAGATCCCCAAGCTGTGGGATCGCCACATCCTCAACTGCGCGGTCATCGGGGAGGCCATGGATGACGGCGCGAGCGTGGCGGACATCGGCTCGGGCGCGGGGTTGCCGGGCATCCCGCTTGCGCTGGCGCGCCCAGACCTCAGGATCACCCTCATCGAGCCCCTGCTCAAGCGCTCGGTGTTCTTGGGTGAGGTCGTCGACAAGCTCGGGCTCGAGAACGTCACGGTCATCCGCGGCCGCGCCGAGGAGAAAGCGGTGCGCAAGCAGCTAGGAAGCGTCGACGTGGTCACCTCGCGGGCGGTGGCGCCGCTGGGCAAGCTCGCCGGCTGGTCCCTTCCCCTGCTGTCCAAGGGAGGGAAAATGATCGCAATGAAGGGTTCCAGCGTGAATGAGGAGCTCGAGCGGGACGCCGAGGCCATTAGGCGGGCCGGCGGGGGCAAGGCCGAGATCTTTAGCGTCGGAAAGCAGCTGCCGGAACCGACGA